ACTAACAATATTGTCCCATGCTGTAATTAATTTGTCACGTTTATCTGAAAGAGTTTTTAATTTAGGAAAGTTGCTAAATGAAATTGTATTTAACCTTGCTTCAATTTCTGCTGTGCTGTCTTTTTCAAAATCAATTTCCCAAATTATTCTGTCGTGTAATTTTGTATCCTCCTCAAATGCTTTGAACAATATCCATTTCATTCCATCTGTCAGTATTCCATATTGCTTGCCTTGATTGGTGCAATATCTTGCAAGTTGTCCGATATGGTCTTTAAGTTTAGGAGAAATCTTTTTTGCTTCAATGTATGCAATATCTTTGTCATTAGTTCTTAATGTATAATCAGGTATATCCTTTTCGTCTGTCGGAGAATTAGGAATAACAAAGTCAGTTGTCCAACCGAGTTGATTTAAAACTGGATCAATAAGATGCATTCTTACTGCGGCTTCATTTTTTTCATAAATGTTTCTGTTTTTAGAAACCTTTGTTTTGTTTTGTTCAATGATGTCATTCATAATATTATCGTTTTTTCAGCATTACCGCCAACTTGTATATATATCCCCTCTTATATAACTTAAATTTACACACCCCATAGAGTCGTGTATATTCATATTTTGTTAATAACTGCGACTTAAAAGTCGCGTCACAAATGCGATTGTTATATTTTAGTTTTTATTTTTTTCAATACAAATTCTTTGATCTTAGTTGCATCCTTTATTGCTAATTCCATATCAGGCATCGTTATATCCAAGTGCGTAGGATATCTTATATCTGCTCCATATTTAGTTAGTCTAATACATTCTTTTTGTATTTTTTTAAAATCAATATTAATGTTGTTGCATTTTTGATTTATTCTTATTAGGTCATGTGTTTTTTTTATTTTTATTTCGTTGTGAACAAGATAACCTTTTAAATACTTTTCTGCACATTGTTGACAATGAAAACAAATAATTTCCAATGGTGCCGGATGCATATTTTTCAGAAAAATGGCGGATTCCAAATCTGAATTTGCTATAAAAAACCACTCATCTACTAATTGTTTTTTATCCATATAAAATTATTCCTTTATTTAAAATCTCATGTTCCATAGTGAAGTGAAACTCAGCTCTCTCTTTAAATTCTTCTTCAGTATAGACCAAAATATCTAAGGAATGAGTATATATAGGAATTAATGCCGTTCTTATCATTGTCAATATATCCAGCTTCCTTTTATTAACATTTGTAATAACACATAGATCTACATCACTATCTTCATTAGTTTTGCCATAAGCATAAGAACCAAATAAAATGATTTTTTCTACTTTTAATGTTTGTGAGATTTTTTTCACAAGTTTGTTTATATCTTCACTGTTATTCATAACTTTAAACTTTAAACTCTTAATTTTGAACTAAATCACTTTCGCCTCGCTATGCAGCAACTCTATCAATTCTTCAGCCTTATCAGCATCAATGAACTTACATCCTTTTTTTGCAGGCGGCAGTTCATAATTAACAACTTCAGTAGCCCCGCCAGTTGGCGGGGCTATGGGTTCAACAACTTTGAGCGGTTTGGTTCTTGCCGACATGATCCCTCTCATAGTTGGAATTCTTGGTTCAGCCATTCCTTCTATAGAGGCTGCTACAAAGGGCAGGGGCGCAGTCAAAACTTCTGTTCCCCCGTCAATTAATCGTTCTACCGAAGCTGTTTTTCCATCAATATCCAGCTTGGTTACAGCAAAAATTGTGGGTATATCAAGTATTTCTCCAAGCATACCCCCGACCTGGGCGCCATTATAGTCAATTGTTTCCATTCCTGTTAATATGATATCATAATTTGCTTCTTTGATATGCTCAGCTATTTGTTTTGAAACAAAAAATGCATCAGCCGGATGAGCATTAATTCTTATTGCATCATCAGCGCCAATGGCAAGGGCTTTGCGGATATTTTGCTCTGCATCAACTTCTCCTACATTGATCACGGTTACGCTTCCTTTAAGGGCGTCTCTTAATTCAATAGCCCTGCTAAGTGTAATTTCGTCATAAGGGTTGATAATAAACTGAACACCTTGCTTATTGAATTCAGTATTATTATTCGTAAATGCTATTTTAGCAGTTGTATCCGGAGTTATGCTTATACATACTAATATTTTCATAACAATTTAATTAAAAAAATGAAGGATTATTTTTTGGGGGGTAAGTTAGAAAAAAAAATATATTAATAAACAAAGTGTCTCATTTTCCTTTTAATTCTTCATACCTAAAACAATCTACCACGTGGTCGTTGACCATTCCAGCTGCCTGCATGTATGCATAGCATATTGTCGGACCAACAAACGTGAAACCACGTTTCTTTAAATCTTTGCTCATGTTATCTGACTCCTCTGTTCGGGCAGGAAGTTCTTTTAGCTCTTTGAACTTGCTGTGTATCGTTTTGTTCTTCGTGAACTGCCAGATGTATTTGTCAAAACTTCCGAATTCTTTCTGAAGCTTGAGAAAAGCCATGGCGTTTTTCACAGCACCTTTTATTTTCAAACGGTTTCTTATTATTCCCTCATCCTCCATAAGTCTTTCGACATCCTTCTCCGTGAACTTCGCAATTTTTTCAGGATTGAAACCATGAAAAGCTTTCTTGAAATTTTCTCTTTTGTTCAATATAGTTCTCCA
This genomic stretch from Cytophagales bacterium harbors:
- a CDS encoding HEPN domain-containing protein, whose product is MDKKQLVDEWFFIANSDLESAIFLKNMHPAPLEIICFHCQQCAEKYLKGYLVHNEIKIKKTHDLIRINQKCNNINIDFKKIQKECIRLTKYGADIRYPTHLDITMPDMELAIKDATKIKEFVLKKIKTKI
- a CDS encoding nucleotidyltransferase domain-containing protein — protein: MKKISQTLKVEKIILFGSYAYGKTNEDSDVDLCVITNVNKRKLDILTMIRTALIPIYTHSLDILVYTEEEFKERAEFHFTMEHEILNKGIILYG
- a CDS encoding electron transfer flavoprotein subunit beta/FixA family protein, whose amino-acid sequence is MKILVCISITPDTTAKIAFTNNNTEFNKQGVQFIINPYDEITLSRAIELRDALKGSVTVINVGEVDAEQNIRKALAIGADDAIRINAHPADAFFVSKQIAEHIKEANYDIILTGMETIDYNGAQVGGMLGEILDIPTIFAVTKLDIDGKTASVERLIDGGTEVLTAPLPFVAASIEGMAEPRIPTMRGIMSARTKPLKVVEPIAPPTGGATEVVNYELPPAKKGCKFIDADKAEELIELLHSEAKVI
- a CDS encoding DNA-3-methyladenine glycosylase I; the encoded protein is MEKKRCSWPGKKEKEPLMIKYHDEEWGVPVHDDKLHFEYLILDGFQAGLSWRTILNKRENFKKAFHGFNPEKIAKFTEKDVERLMEDEGIIRNRLKIKGAVKNAMAFLKLQKEFGSFDKYIWQFTKNKTIHSKFKELKELPARTEESDNMSKDLKKRGFTFVGPTICYAYMQAAGMVNDHVVDCFRYEELKGK